Within Bdellovibrionales bacterium, the genomic segment ACAAAATCAAACACGCCCAAAAGGATGCCCGAAATCACCAACATAACGCAGGTTACAATTGTCATCGCTGTCGTGTCCCGCCGTGAGGGCCACACAACCTTGCGGATCTCAACGACCACCTCGTCGCCCCACAACAATACTTTCTTATTGAACTGCAAAAAAAGAAAAGTCAAAAGTCCGACCCCGATGGGCAAACCATGAGACACGAGGTCTATAGACCTTATTCGTGCCACCGCCCCAAATGATGCAGCCAGTGATTCCATCACCACGTCAACGACGAGGGCGACAACAAATGCCATCACAATAAAGGAGACAGATAGTACCTTTTTATTTTGCTTTTCCACATTCCACCGCCATGCTCTCATCATTTGGCAGGGTAGGTAGGATTCGAACCTACAACCTACGGATTTGGAGTCCGCCGCTCTACCAATTAGAGCTACTACCCTCCGAAAACATTTAGGGACCCTCTTCAAAAGGTCCCTAAATGCACACTTCAATTTATTAAAAAACTACTCAACGACTTCAGTCACCACACCTGCACCAACAGTTCGGCCACCTTCGCGAATCGCAAAACGAAGTTCCTTCTCCATCGCGATAGGGCCAATCAATTCAACGTTCATTTCAACTCGGTCGCCTGGCATCACCATTTCGGTTCCAGCTTTAAGAGTAACAACTCCAGTCACGTCAGTCGTTCTGAAGTAGAACTGAGGACGGTAGCCGTTAAAGAATGGAGTGTGCCGACCTCCCTCTTCCTTCGTCAAAATATAGGCTTCACACTTAAATTTTTTGTGCGGAGTGATCGTGCCTGGAATAGCAAGAACTTGGCCTCGCTCCACATCTTCCTTCTTCGTACCGCGAAGGAGAAGACCCGCATTATCACCAGCACGTCCCTCATCTAGAATCTTACGAAACATTTCGATTCCAGTAATGGTCGTCTTAGAGGTAGGGCGAAGGCCAATAATCTCGACCTCGTCTCCCACTTTTGCAATTCCGCGCTCAATTCGACCAGTGACCACTGTTCCTCGACCAGAAATAGAAAACACATCTTCGATGGGCATCAAAAATGGCTTCTCTGTCAATCGCTGAGGCTCTGGAATATAGCGATCAACCTCCTCGAGAAGTTTGATGACCGAAGGAGCCCCAATTTCGCTTTTATCACCCTCAAGGGCTTTTAAGGCGGAGCCTTTTACAATTGGGATATCATCTCCAGGGAATTCATACTTTGCGAGAAGCTCCCGAATTTCGAGCTCAACGAGCTCCAAAAGCTCAGCATCGTCAACCATGTCAACTTTATTCATGAAGACCACGATAGCGGGAACTCCCACCTGACGAGCAAGAAGAATATGCTCGCGGGTTTGAGGCATCGGACCGTCAGCAGCAGAAACCACTAAAATGGCCCCGTCCATCTGCGCAGCTCCCGTGATCATGTTTTTAACATAGTCAGCGTGGCCGGGGCAATCGACGTGGGCATAGTGGCGTTTGGCGCTCTCATACTCCACGTGTGAAGTAGAGATGGTAATACCACGCTCTCTCTCCTCTGGAGCCTTGTCGATCTGATCGAACGCAATGGCCGAACCTTTTCCGTATGCTTCTGACATCACTTTGGTAATCGCTGCTGTCAGAGTCGTTTTACCGTGGTCGACGTGACCGATGGTACCGATATTTACGTGCGGCTTATTCCGCTCAAATTTTTCTTTGGACATTTTAAGATCTCCTCCTGGTTCCAGAATTTTTGCATGAAAAACTCAAGTTATCTCCAAAAAATACAAACTTCTTATCTTTAAGGCATCTGTCTTTATGTTTAATTTTAAAAATACTCTCACATCTTGCTGTTTCTTTTTTGTCCTCTGTCTCATCTGCTCTCTCAACGCCCTTCA encodes:
- the secE gene encoding preprotein translocase subunit SecE, yielding MEKQNKKVLSVSFIVMAFVVALVVDVVMESLAASFGAVARIRSIDLVSHGLPIGVGLLTFLFLQFNKKVLLWGDEVVVEIRKVVWPSRRDTTAMTIVTCVMLVISGILLGVFDFVAGNLIKMILN
- the tuf gene encoding elongation factor Tu codes for the protein MSKEKFERNKPHVNIGTIGHVDHGKTTLTAAITKVMSEAYGKGSAIAFDQIDKAPEERERGITISTSHVEYESAKRHYAHVDCPGHADYVKNMITGAAQMDGAILVVSAADGPMPQTREHILLARQVGVPAIVVFMNKVDMVDDAELLELVELEIRELLAKYEFPGDDIPIVKGSALKALEGDKSEIGAPSVIKLLEEVDRYIPEPQRLTEKPFLMPIEDVFSISGRGTVVTGRIERGIAKVGDEVEIIGLRPTSKTTITGIEMFRKILDEGRAGDNAGLLLRGTKKEDVERGQVLAIPGTITPHKKFKCEAYILTKEEGGRHTPFFNGYRPQFYFRTTDVTGVVTLKAGTEMVMPGDRVEMNVELIGPIAMEKELRFAIREGGRTVGAGVVTEVVE